The stretch of DNA ATCGTGAGCGTCGGCGTCGGCGTGCTCTCCTACGCGGCGTTCGTCGCGACACCCGGGAGCCTCCCCGCCGTCCAGTTCGTGTTCGGCTACCTCGCGCTGGTGAACGTCATGCTCGCGGCGTTCAACATGCTGCCGGGGTTCCCGATGGACGGCGGGCGCGTGCTGCGGGCGCTGCTCGCGCGGAACCGCTCGCACGTCCGCGCGACCCAGATCGCGGCGACCGTCGGCAAGGGGTTCGCGATCCTGCTGGGGTTCATCGGACTGCTCCGGTTCGACCTGATCTTCGTCGCGATCGCCTTCTTCATCTACATGGGCGCCTCCAGCGAGGCCCAGCGCACCGTGGTGAAGGCGGCGTTCGAGGGCGTGACCGTTCGGGAGATCATGACGCCCGCCGCGGAGCTCCAGACCGTCGACGAGGAGACCACCGTCGCCGAACTCATCCAGCGCATGCTCCGGGAGCGCCACGTCGGCTACCCCGTGCTGCGCAACGGGGAGTTCGTCGGCATGGTCACGCTCGACGACACCAAATCCGTCCCCGAAGTCGAGCGTGACGCCTACCTCGTCGAGGACGTGATGAACTACGACGTCCCCACGCTCTCCCCCGACAGCGAACTGATGGACGCGCTCGACGCCATCCAGGCCCACCGCACGGGCCGGCTCCCCGTCGCCGACGAGGACGGGAACCTCGTCGGCCTGCTCTCCCAGACCGACCTCGTGATGGCGTTCAACATCTCCCAGAGTAGCGGCGGGCTCGCCGGGCTGGGCGGGCAGGGACTCCCCCGACAGCCGTAGATCGAACGGGAATCGGCTGTTCCCCGAACGGACGCGTTTTTACGCGCTGGCCGGCTACACTCCCGTAATCGATGACTTTCGAAGATCTACCGACCACGCCCCGGTCGGAGGAGCTCCTCGACAAGGCGTTCTCCCGGGCGTCGCGGACGGGGCGGGCGAAAGACCCCTACGAGGCACAGGAAGCGATGCTGCGAACGGCGGGGAACATCCTCTCGGACAACCTCCAGAACGTCGCGGGCGCCTGGCCCGACTTCGACTACGTCGACCCGTTCTACTACGAGCTCGCCGACGCGATCGTCGACGTGGACCGGCTGCGACAGGCGCTGAGCGAGGTGACGTGGGCCGGCAACCAGATCGAGCAGCTCCGCGACGAGTACGCCTCGAAGATCCGCAACAGCGACACCGACACCGCCCGCAAGCACCGCAAGCAGGCGTTCGCTCGCATGGCCGACATCGTCGAGGAGATCGAGGACGACCTGCTCGTCGTCGGCGAGGCCCGGGACGAACTCAAGACGCTGCCGGACATCCGCCCCGACGAGCCCGCGATCGTCGTCGCGGGCTACCCCAACGTGGGGAAGTCCTCCTTCGTCAACGCGGTGACCAACGCGAGCAACGCGATCGAGTCATACCCGTTCACGACGACGGCGGTCCACGTCGGCCACTTCGAGCGTGACCACATTCGCTACCAGATCGTCGACACGCCGGGGCTGCTCGACCGCCCCGAAGCGGAGCGCAACGATATCGAGGCCCAGGCCGTCTCCGCGCTGCGACACCTCGCCGACGCCGTGCTGTTCGTCGTCGACGCCTCCGGGAACTGCGGCTACCCGCTGGACGCCCAGCTCGAACTGCGGAACGAACTCGACGAGCGATTCGACGCGCCGGTCGTCACCGTCTGCAACAAGTCCGACGTGTCGACCGACGTGGACGCCGACGCCTACATGAGCGTGGCCGAGAGCGAGAACGTCGAGGGCGTGCTCGACACGATCGTCGCAGCCGTCGACTGGGAGCCCGACATCCCGCCCTCGCGCAACGCCTGAGCCGTCCCCGAGCCGTCGCCGCCCGCCGTCTCGACGGCGGTGTACCGCACCGCGACTTCGACGTTCTCCCCGCTGCTGAGGCCGAACGGTCCGCCGTTGATGTCCTCGATTCTGTCGGCCAGTCGACCGGCCAACGCCGGCGGCTCCTCACCCGGCGGGTGGCCGACAGTCACCACCACCCGCTCGGGGCTGCGGAACGGGAACGCGGCGCCGTGTTCCACCTCGAAGCCGATCAGCGACAGCGACGGCTCCCCCGAAAGCAGCGACTCGGTCTCTGCGCGGGCGTCGTCCGCGAACGCTGCGCGCTGGGTGGAGGCGTACGTCGCGCCCGTGAGCACCGTCGAGAGGATCAGTACCGTGACCGCCAGCGCGCCGATGCGTTTGGCGGTGTCCTTCCGAGCCTCCCCCACGTCGAACCACTGCTCGGGCTGGTACCCCTGGTACCAGAACACCGCCAGCGCGACGAGGTTGATCGAGAGGAAGTTCACCGCGACCAGCACCGCCGAGCCGACGACGGCGCCCGGCCGCCCCCACGCGACCCCGATCCCGACGACCGCGGTCGGCGGCACCAGCGCCGCGGCGATCATCACGCCGACCAGCGCCGAGGAGACCCCCGAGGACAGCGAGAGCGCGCCCGCGATCCCGGCCGCCAGCGCGACCACCAGCGACGGGACGCCCGGCGAGAGCCGCTCCCGGACCTCGCCGATCGCGAGCACCTCGTTCGTCCCCAGCGGGACGACGTTCCCGAACCGCAACAGCCCCGCGAATGCGGCCGCGCTCGCGACCGCGAGCAGCGCGCCCGCCGCTTGGAGCTTGATCCCGCGCACGAACAACTCGTGGTCGTCGACGACCGAGCCGACGCTTGTGGCCATCGCTGGCCCGATCAGCGGCGCGATCACCATCGAGCCGACGACGACCGCCGCCGAGTCGAGCAACAGCCCCGCGGTCGCGACGATGGCGCTGATCGCGGTCATCACGAGGAACGGCACCCAGTCCGGCGCGAGGTCGGCCGCACGCGTGACTAGCTCGTCGCGGGCGATGCGTTCGCCCTCCTCGCCCTCGGTCCACTCCTTCTCCAACTGGTCGTAGCGCTCGGAGACAACCGTCTCGGCGTCGAGCACGACCGTGTATGCCTCGCGGTCGATGCCCGTCTCCTCTCTGAGCTGATCCAGGATCGGCTCGACGGCGTTGGTCGGCAGCGGGAACGAGACGACGCCGGTGTAGCGCCGGCCGCTGGTCTCGTCCGACAGCGCGTAGTCGATCCCGTTCTCGTCCAGCACCGAGAGCACGGCCTCCCGCTTCCCGGCGGGGATCATCACCTGTACGAGTCGCACAGGCGTGCCTCTCGCGGACCGGGCAAATAGCCGGCGGTGGCGCCGACCGGTAGCTTCGCTATCGCACTCTCTGGTTTATTATCCCGTCCCTTCGACCCGTGAGCGTTAACCCCGGCAGGCGGCTACCGACGGCCATGCCTTTCGAGAACCGGCCGGACCGCGGGGACGAGGTCGTCCTCGTCGGGCGGTCGAACGTCGGGAAGTCAACGCTGATGCGGGAGCTGACGGGTCACAAGTTCGATACGGGCGGGAAGCCGGGGGTGACCCGCCAGCCCAACCACTACGACTGGGCGGGACAGGACTTCATGTTCACCGACCTGCCCGGGTTCGGGTTCATGTCCGGCGTCGACGAACAGCAGCGCGAGCAGATCAAGACTGACGTGGTGCGTTACGTTGAGGAGAACGCCGAGGACATCCTCGCGGGCGTGCTGGTCGTCGACGGGAAGGCGGTGATCGACATCATCGACCGCCATCAGGAGAAGGGCGACATCCCCCACGACGTGGAGATGTTCCACTTCCTGCAGGACGTCGACGTCGACCCGATCGTCGCGGTCAACAAGATGGACAAGGTCGACGACCGCGACGAGCGGCTGGACGACCTCTGTGACCGGCTCGGGCTGTTCCCGCCGTGGCAACAGTATCAAGAGACGATCTGTCCGATCACCGCAAAGACCGGCAGCATCGAGCCGCTTACGGAGGCGCTGGGCCAGCGGTTCCGCGAGGCCAAGCGCGACGAGCTCCTGCAGTTCGTCAGCTGAACGTGGATCGACGCCTCGCGTAACGCTCTTCCGCTTCGGCACCCCTCTTTCGGCCATGTCCCCGGTCGTCGGCCCCCCGTCGGAACTGGACGAGCGCCGGGACGAGCTCACGCCGATGCTCCAGCAGTACGTGGATCGCTGCCGGGAGCACGACGACGCGCTCGTGCTGTTCCGAGTGGGGGATTTCTACAAGACGTTCTGTGAGATCGCCGAGGAGGTCGCCCGGACCTGCGAACTCACGATGATCGAGCGGGAGGACTCCACGGGCACCTACGACGCGGCGGGGATCCCCGTCGACAACGCCGCGGAGTACATCGAGCGCCTGCTCGACGCCGGCCACCGCGTCGCGATC from Halolamina sediminis encodes:
- the engB gene encoding GTP-binding protein EngB, whose amino-acid sequence is MPFENRPDRGDEVVLVGRSNVGKSTLMRELTGHKFDTGGKPGVTRQPNHYDWAGQDFMFTDLPGFGFMSGVDEQQREQIKTDVVRYVEENAEDILAGVLVVDGKAVIDIIDRHQEKGDIPHDVEMFHFLQDVDVDPIVAVNKMDKVDDRDERLDDLCDRLGLFPPWQQYQETICPITAKTGSIEPLTEALGQRFREAKRDELLQFVS
- a CDS encoding TIGR00341 family protein — protein: MRLVQVMIPAGKREAVLSVLDENGIDYALSDETSGRRYTGVVSFPLPTNAVEPILDQLREETGIDREAYTVVLDAETVVSERYDQLEKEWTEGEEGERIARDELVTRAADLAPDWVPFLVMTAISAIVATAGLLLDSAAVVVGSMVIAPLIGPAMATSVGSVVDDHELFVRGIKLQAAGALLAVASAAAFAGLLRFGNVVPLGTNEVLAIGEVRERLSPGVPSLVVALAAGIAGALSLSSGVSSALVGVMIAAALVPPTAVVGIGVAWGRPGAVVGSAVLVAVNFLSINLVALAVFWYQGYQPEQWFDVGEARKDTAKRIGALAVTVLILSTVLTGATYASTQRAAFADDARAETESLLSGEPSLSLIGFEVEHGAAFPFRSPERVVVTVGHPPGEEPPALAGRLADRIEDINGGPFGLSSGENVEVAVRYTAVETAGGDGSGTAQALREGGMSGSQSTAATIVSSTPSTFSLSATLM
- a CDS encoding NOG1 family protein produces the protein MTFEDLPTTPRSEELLDKAFSRASRTGRAKDPYEAQEAMLRTAGNILSDNLQNVAGAWPDFDYVDPFYYELADAIVDVDRLRQALSEVTWAGNQIEQLRDEYASKIRNSDTDTARKHRKQAFARMADIVEEIEDDLLVVGEARDELKTLPDIRPDEPAIVVAGYPNVGKSSFVNAVTNASNAIESYPFTTTAVHVGHFERDHIRYQIVDTPGLLDRPEAERNDIEAQAVSALRHLADAVLFVVDASGNCGYPLDAQLELRNELDERFDAPVVTVCNKSDVSTDVDADAYMSVAESENVEGVLDTIVAAVDWEPDIPPSRNA
- a CDS encoding CBS domain-containing protein produces the protein MASFQIGRIYGIPIKIDVTFLLVLPLFAWVIGSQVEFWVEILGILPTDVPGTAPLTEGNTPWILGSASAIGLFVGVLLHELGHSLVAMRYGFEIDSIKLWLLGGVAQFTEMPEDWKQEFSVAVAGPIVSVGVGVLSYAAFVATPGSLPAVQFVFGYLALVNVMLAAFNMLPGFPMDGGRVLRALLARNRSHVRATQIAATVGKGFAILLGFIGLLRFDLIFVAIAFFIYMGASSEAQRTVVKAAFEGVTVREIMTPAAELQTVDEETTVAELIQRMLRERHVGYPVLRNGEFVGMVTLDDTKSVPEVERDAYLVEDVMNYDVPTLSPDSELMDALDAIQAHRTGRLPVADEDGNLVGLLSQTDLVMAFNISQSSGGLAGLGGQGLPRQP